Proteins found in one Arthrobacter sp. U41 genomic segment:
- the recR gene encoding recombination mediator RecR codes for MYEGAVQELIDELGRLPGVGPKSAQRLAFHILEADPQDMKRLVDAITTVKERVKFCTVCGNVTEQELCNICRDPRRDPSIICVVEESKDVLAVERTRSFRGRYHVLGGAINPIAGIGPEQLRIRELLTRLNDGAIQEIIIATDPNLEGEATATYLARMLKSIGIAVTRLASGLPVGGDLEYADEVTLGRAFEGRRNALS; via the coding sequence GTGTACGAAGGTGCAGTTCAAGAGCTGATTGACGAGCTCGGACGCCTTCCCGGAGTCGGGCCCAAGTCCGCCCAGCGGCTGGCCTTCCACATCCTTGAAGCCGACCCGCAGGACATGAAAAGACTCGTCGACGCCATCACCACCGTCAAGGAACGGGTCAAATTCTGCACGGTGTGCGGCAACGTCACGGAGCAGGAGCTGTGCAACATCTGCCGCGACCCTCGCCGGGACCCCTCGATCATCTGCGTTGTCGAGGAATCCAAGGACGTCCTCGCCGTCGAACGCACCCGCTCGTTCCGGGGCCGGTATCACGTGCTGGGCGGGGCGATTAACCCCATTGCCGGCATCGGCCCCGAGCAACTCCGGATCCGCGAACTCCTCACCCGGCTCAACGACGGCGCAATCCAGGAAATCATCATCGCGACCGACCCCAACCTGGAGGGCGAGGCCACAGCGACCTACCTGGCGCGCATGCTCAAGTCGATTGGCATCGCCGTGACCCGGCTGGCATCCGGCCTCCCCGTGGGAGGCGACCTCGAATACGCCGACGAGGTCACCCTCGGCCGGGCCTTCGAAGGCCGGCGCAACGCACTGAGCTAG
- a CDS encoding MarR family winged helix-turn-helix transcriptional regulator: protein MTDVTEGTRDDLLLEHQLCFALTVASRSVVGAYKPVLDQLGLTHPQYLVMLCLWESSPRSVRDISEALAQEPATISPLLRRLEAAGFITRQRVPGDERTLAVGLTPQGTALRQQATAVPGTMMDLLGLSREQVGQLHASMTALIAATKTASKDAPRR from the coding sequence GTGACCGATGTGACCGAAGGAACCAGGGACGACCTGCTGCTGGAACACCAGCTGTGCTTCGCCCTCACGGTGGCTTCCCGCAGTGTCGTCGGGGCCTACAAGCCGGTACTGGACCAGCTCGGCCTCACCCACCCCCAGTACCTGGTGATGCTGTGCCTCTGGGAATCCAGCCCGCGCTCGGTTCGCGACATCAGCGAAGCGCTCGCCCAGGAGCCGGCAACGATTTCCCCCCTGCTGCGCCGCCTGGAAGCCGCCGGATTCATCACGCGCCAGCGGGTCCCGGGCGACGAGCGGACCCTTGCGGTGGGGCTCACCCCGCAAGGGACCGCGCTGCGGCAGCAGGCCACGGCTGTGCCCGGAACCATGATGGATCTGCTGGGCCTGAGCCGCGAACAGGTCGGCCAGCTGCATGCCTCCATGACGGCCCTGATTGCGGCAACGAAGACCGCATCCAAGGACGCGCCCCGGCGGTAG
- a CDS encoding aspartate kinase gives MSLPTTEVHPGPQPQERPASAVATKHLVVKKFGGSSVADAEGIKRVARRIVDAQNAGDEVVVVVSAMGDTTDELLDLASQVTDSAPAREMDMLLSAGERISMALLAMAINKFGASAQSFTGSQAGMITDGIHGKARIIDVDPHRIRTALDKGHIAIVAGFQGMSRTTNEITTLGRGGSDTTAVALAAALDADVCEIFTDVDGIYTADPRVVPSARKIDRISSEEMLELAASGAKILHLRCVEYARRFGVPLHVRSSFSQNEGTWVLPGADDKITTQEGVALEQPIISGVAHDRSEAKVTVVGVPDIPGKAAAIFQVIADAHSNIDMIVQNVSTHGTGRTDISFTLPIVEGADALAALHAAQDRIGFETIEYNEKIGKLSLIGAGMRSHPGVSAKFFAALSEAGININMISTSEIRISVVTHADLLDDAVRAIHKAFDLDSEDEATVYGGTGR, from the coding sequence ATGAGTTTGCCCACTACCGAAGTCCACCCCGGACCGCAGCCACAGGAGCGGCCCGCCTCCGCCGTCGCCACGAAGCACCTGGTGGTGAAGAAATTCGGCGGCTCCTCCGTGGCGGATGCCGAGGGCATCAAGCGTGTGGCCCGACGGATCGTGGATGCCCAGAACGCCGGCGACGAAGTGGTCGTGGTCGTCTCCGCCATGGGCGACACGACCGATGAGCTGCTCGATCTCGCGTCTCAGGTCACCGACTCCGCCCCCGCCCGTGAGATGGACATGCTCCTCTCCGCCGGCGAACGCATCTCGATGGCGCTGCTTGCCATGGCCATCAACAAGTTCGGCGCCTCGGCCCAGTCCTTCACCGGTTCCCAGGCCGGCATGATCACCGATGGCATCCACGGCAAGGCCCGGATCATCGATGTCGACCCGCACCGCATCCGCACCGCCCTGGACAAGGGCCATATCGCTATCGTCGCGGGCTTCCAGGGCATGAGCCGCACCACCAACGAAATCACCACCCTGGGCCGAGGCGGCTCGGACACGACGGCCGTGGCCCTGGCTGCCGCCCTCGACGCCGACGTGTGTGAAATCTTCACGGACGTCGACGGGATCTACACCGCCGATCCGCGCGTCGTCCCGTCCGCCCGCAAGATCGACCGGATCTCCAGCGAGGAAATGCTCGAACTCGCGGCGTCCGGCGCCAAGATCCTGCACCTGCGCTGCGTCGAGTACGCGCGCCGGTTCGGTGTGCCGCTGCACGTCCGTTCCTCATTCAGCCAGAACGAAGGCACCTGGGTCCTCCCCGGCGCTGACGACAAGATCACAACCCAAGAGGGAGTTGCCTTGGAGCAGCCAATCATCTCCGGTGTTGCACACGACCGCTCAGAGGCCAAGGTCACGGTCGTCGGGGTTCCCGATATCCCCGGCAAGGCTGCGGCGATCTTCCAGGTCATCGCCGATGCGCACTCGAACATCGACATGATCGTCCAGAACGTTTCCACCCACGGCACCGGCCGGACCGACATTTCCTTCACGCTGCCGATCGTCGAGGGCGCCGATGCCCTCGCCGCGCTGCATGCCGCGCAGGACCGGATCGGCTTCGAAACCATCGAGTACAACGAGAAGATCGGCAAGCTCTCGCTGATCGGCGCCGGCATGCGTTCCCACCCGGGCGTCTCGGCGAAGTTCTTCGCCGCGCTCTCCGAGGCCGGGATCAATATCAACATGATCTCCACCTCGGAGATCCGGATTTCGGTCGTCACCCACGCGGACCTGCTCGACGACGCCGTGCGCGCCATCCACAAGGCTTTCGACCTGGACAGCGAGGATGAGGCAACGGTGTACGGCGGTACCGGCCGCTGA
- a CDS encoding DNA polymerase III subunit gamma and tau, translated as MTVTTALYRRYRPDSFADVIGQEHVTEPLMTALRKNRVNHAYLFSGPRGCGKTTSARILARCLNCAEGPTDTPCGRCPSCVELARGGSGSLDVIEIDAASHGGVDDARDLRERATYAPVRDRYKIFIIDEAHMVTSAGFNALLKIVEEPPEHIKFIFATTEPDKVIGTIRSRTHHYPFRLVPPEPLMEYLELLCKQEDVPVAPGVLSLVIRAGGGSVRDSLSVLDQLMAGAGPAGLDYELAVALLGYTHASLLDDVVEAVAASDAATVFRAVDRVIQTGHDPRRFVEDLLERFRDLIIVQAMPESAQSILRGMPADQIARLQNQAHNLGAAELSRAADVTNTALTEMTGATSPRLHLELLCARILLPSADQTERGIAARIDRVERRLNYAGSDVGAPAAVAAVPAAAVPAAAAPAPAAPAPMTPVPAAATPAAAASATPASPSAAMAPQPETEPARESLTPPRVSTGDWPVDEPAGVQRAAPGKTPESRATPPAPPAPAAAAPPAPFPSGQAQSGPGRTAPAQDRRDPAPPAAAPGVAPGAGSGPDVEVLRRAWPEILQTLSKIKRSTWALVEPNAQVGHFEDHVLTLAFTTSGLAGAFGRADHSENLRQAIHKTIGIECQINAVASGSNSAASSEPNPKAPVSRDVPATSADADWGLTPAAAPAQSGAPRTEPAPAQTAVPATRTAPMAPAQATVTPAAPVQAPVPPVPAPALATSASEVPPAPAPAPAAAAAGEQQNSSPESAGSYDHPDDDWGPPRDEDAPPLDEEPPMDWDPSAPALVRAAPPAAAPAPARKKAAAPARTGAASPTAPSGAPAPQAPDTADDPWARAVEQAPGVWAVGTEPNVGRYPGEASETPEPAPEPEPPHYEPAAAQVPQYAAAVSASASYEPVASSSNGWGDPAELVAVGAPSVPASANAAPIAAPATPANAAPTNAAPTAAPVPPTASPAANPVAPAATPATGRQSLYQRLSNSPEAEAGRAKAPARAAAVTTTYVQDIPSADDETIEESGVFGRAAVERILDGKLIEERSLDGSPLPPRF; from the coding sequence GTGACTGTTACAACCGCGCTTTACCGTAGATACCGCCCAGATTCGTTCGCGGACGTAATCGGGCAGGAACACGTCACCGAGCCGCTGATGACGGCCCTGCGCAAGAACCGTGTCAATCACGCCTACCTCTTCTCGGGCCCCCGCGGCTGCGGAAAAACCACCTCTGCCCGCATCCTGGCCCGCTGCCTGAACTGCGCTGAAGGCCCTACGGACACCCCCTGCGGCAGGTGCCCCAGCTGCGTTGAGCTCGCCCGCGGCGGCTCCGGATCCCTCGACGTGATCGAGATTGACGCAGCTAGCCACGGCGGCGTGGACGACGCCCGTGACCTGCGCGAACGGGCCACCTACGCCCCCGTCCGGGACCGCTACAAGATCTTCATCATCGACGAAGCCCACATGGTCACCTCCGCCGGCTTCAATGCACTGCTGAAGATCGTCGAAGAGCCGCCGGAACACATCAAGTTCATCTTTGCCACCACGGAGCCGGACAAGGTCATCGGCACCATCCGCTCCCGCACGCACCACTACCCGTTCCGGCTCGTCCCGCCGGAGCCGCTTATGGAGTATCTAGAGCTGCTCTGCAAGCAGGAAGACGTTCCCGTGGCGCCCGGGGTGCTCTCGCTCGTCATCCGCGCCGGAGGCGGCTCTGTACGTGACTCGCTGTCCGTTCTGGACCAGCTTATGGCCGGCGCCGGACCGGCGGGACTGGACTACGAACTCGCCGTCGCGCTGCTGGGCTACACCCATGCCTCCCTGCTCGACGACGTTGTGGAGGCCGTGGCAGCATCAGACGCCGCCACCGTGTTCCGCGCCGTGGACCGTGTCATCCAGACCGGGCACGACCCCCGCCGCTTCGTGGAGGACCTGCTCGAGCGCTTCCGGGACCTCATCATCGTCCAGGCCATGCCGGAGAGCGCCCAGTCCATCCTCCGCGGCATGCCCGCAGACCAGATCGCACGCCTGCAGAACCAGGCCCACAACCTGGGCGCGGCAGAGCTGTCCCGGGCAGCGGACGTCACCAACACCGCACTGACCGAGATGACCGGCGCCACCTCGCCGCGCCTGCACCTCGAACTGCTGTGTGCCCGCATCCTGCTGCCTTCCGCGGATCAGACCGAACGCGGCATCGCCGCCCGGATCGACCGGGTGGAACGCCGCCTGAATTACGCAGGGAGCGACGTCGGGGCTCCCGCCGCCGTTGCGGCCGTTCCGGCGGCCGCGGTACCGGCCGCGGCCGCTCCCGCACCTGCTGCCCCCGCACCAATGACTCCGGTTCCGGCTGCCGCAACTCCTGCTGCGGCAGCGTCAGCGACCCCCGCATCCCCCTCGGCCGCCATGGCCCCCCAGCCCGAGACCGAACCTGCCCGGGAATCACTCACGCCGCCCCGCGTCAGCACCGGCGACTGGCCTGTCGACGAGCCCGCCGGAGTCCAGCGCGCCGCTCCGGGGAAGACCCCGGAATCCCGGGCGACCCCGCCGGCGCCGCCAGCGCCGGCGGCCGCTGCACCACCTGCCCCGTTCCCTTCAGGCCAGGCTCAGTCCGGCCCGGGCCGAACCGCTCCGGCCCAGGACCGGCGGGACCCCGCGCCTCCTGCCGCCGCGCCCGGCGTCGCGCCGGGCGCCGGCTCCGGGCCCGACGTCGAGGTCCTCCGCCGTGCCTGGCCTGAGATCCTGCAGACGCTGAGCAAAATCAAGCGGAGCACCTGGGCCCTGGTTGAACCGAATGCCCAGGTGGGCCACTTCGAAGACCATGTCCTGACGCTCGCCTTCACCACCTCCGGGCTGGCGGGGGCGTTCGGCCGGGCGGATCACTCCGAGAACCTGCGGCAGGCGATCCACAAGACCATCGGCATCGAATGCCAGATCAATGCGGTGGCCAGCGGAAGCAACAGCGCAGCGAGCTCTGAACCAAACCCAAAAGCACCCGTTAGCCGGGACGTCCCGGCCACGTCCGCCGACGCTGACTGGGGTCTGACCCCGGCGGCCGCACCGGCCCAATCCGGGGCCCCGCGAACCGAACCAGCGCCGGCGCAGACAGCCGTTCCCGCCACCCGGACAGCGCCTATGGCTCCGGCCCAAGCAACGGTCACTCCGGCGGCGCCAGTCCAGGCGCCGGTTCCGCCCGTCCCGGCCCCGGCGCTGGCCACCTCTGCCTCCGAGGTCCCGCCTGCCCCCGCCCCTGCCCCGGCTGCGGCGGCTGCAGGCGAACAGCAAAACTCGTCCCCGGAGTCCGCGGGTTCCTACGACCACCCCGATGATGACTGGGGCCCGCCCCGCGATGAGGACGCTCCGCCGCTGGACGAGGAACCGCCCATGGACTGGGACCCCTCGGCACCCGCCCTGGTCCGGGCCGCCCCGCCGGCCGCCGCGCCTGCGCCCGCACGCAAGAAAGCCGCCGCTCCGGCGCGTACCGGCGCCGCATCCCCGACGGCACCGAGCGGGGCTCCCGCCCCGCAAGCGCCGGATACCGCTGACGACCCGTGGGCCCGTGCAGTCGAGCAGGCCCCCGGGGTCTGGGCCGTCGGCACTGAGCCGAACGTCGGAAGGTACCCCGGGGAAGCATCCGAGACTCCGGAGCCCGCGCCTGAGCCGGAACCGCCGCACTACGAACCTGCGGCGGCCCAGGTCCCGCAGTACGCCGCGGCAGTGTCGGCTTCCGCTTCGTATGAGCCTGTCGCCTCCTCGTCAAACGGCTGGGGCGACCCCGCGGAGTTGGTGGCCGTGGGCGCCCCGTCCGTGCCGGCCTCAGCGAACGCGGCGCCGATTGCAGCGCCCGCCACACCGGCAAATGCCGCGCCGACAAACGCCGCGCCGACGGCAGCGCCCGTTCCACCCACGGCATCACCGGCAGCGAATCCCGTCGCCCCGGCAGCGACACCCGCGACCGGCCGGCAAAGCCTCTATCAGCGGCTGTCCAACAGCCCGGAGGCTGAAGCGGGACGTGCCAAGGCTCCGGCCAGGGCAGCGGCCGTCACCACCACCTACGTCCAGGACATCCCCAGTGCGGATGACGAAACGATCGAGGAATCCGGCGTCTTCGGACGTGCCGCCGTCGAACGAATCCTGGACGGAAAGCTGATTGAAGAGCGGTCACTGGACGGAAGCCCGCTGCCGCCGCGCTTCTAG